CCGTCAGACGAGACGTTGGCAGGGCGACACCGCGCTGTCAATGAGTCGGGCACGTCGTACGGTGCCGTGCCCCGCATGACATCTGTCATCGCCGCCGGTGACAGCTCGCACCGTGCCGCTCCCCCTCCCCGTGGATAGCGTGGCGGAAAGGCCCCTATACGACGGTGGGAAGAGACATGCCGGGCGAGATGCTGATCGTCGAAGACCTGACCCTGCTGCTGATGGACGACGCCTCCGGCGCGATCCCGACGGCGGGCACCCTCTACTACACGCAAGGCGGCGCGGTCCTGGTCGAGCTGGGGCTGGCCGGTCATGTCCGGGTCGACGAGGGCGACCAGGGGCTGACGGGCATCCGGGTGCACGCCGTCGTCGGCCGGCCGCCGCAGGACCCGCTGCTGCGCGACGCGTACAGGAAGGTCTCCGAGAAGGTACGAGGCGTCCAGACGCTCCTGATCGAGATCGGCACCCCGCTGCGCGGGACCGTGTCCGAGCGGCTCGTGGAGCGGGGCACCCTGCGCCGGGAGACGAAGAAGACGCTGGGCCTCTTCCGTACGACGTCGACGCCCATCGCGGACACCGCGTACAAGAAGGCGCTCCTGGAGCAGGTCCGGGCCGTCCTGATCGACGGTGCGGAGCCCGATGCCCGGACGGCTTCGCTGATCGGCCTGCTCTCCGCGAGCGGGTCCCTGCCGAATCTGCACCGCTCCGTGCCGTGGTCCGGCAAGGTCTACCACCGGGCGAAGGAGCTGGAGCGGGCCAGCTGGGGTGCGGAGGCGGTCAACTCCGCCGTGCTGCGGACCGTGGCTGCGGTCGCGGCCGGGTCCGCTGCCGCCGTGAGCGGCTAGAACGGCCTCGGGTCCGGGGCGGTATCAGGGGTGTGCGACCTGAGGCGTACCCCCATATGCCGCAGAGTCTGACGTTTTCGCGCCATACGGTCACGAAAATGGACGTAAGCGAGTAGAGGCATTGCCTCGGCTCGCGGCGGACGAAGCGGATACCGGCGAGGAGAGAAGCGAAGATGCGTGGCGTTCTGATAGGTGCCCTGGGTGGCGTGGTGGTGCTCGGGATCACGGCCGCGGTGGTCGTGCCCGAGGCCAGGGAGTGGTACGACGGCCGTCACGAGCAGACCTCCTCCTACGCCACCGGCAAGGCGGCGAAGGCCGACCGCGACTCCGTGCCCCGCTGGCTCCCCGACGACGCCGCGTCCGTCGAGTACGCCATGCGCACCACCGGCGGCGAGCGCATCCTCAAGGCCACGCTCAGCGGCGACCGGCTCCCCGGCTCCTGCGAGCCGCTCGGGGGCGAGAAGGCCCCGGACCCGGAGATCAGCGCCTCCTGGTTCCCCTCGGACCGGGCGGAACAGGCGCGGAGCCGCTGCGGTTCCTACTACGTCGCGGTGGAGGGCCACACGCTCTACGCCTGGCAGACGAACGGGGACTGGATGGAGGAGAACCGCCGGTCGCCCTCCGCGGAGTAGGACACCCCCCGCCCCTACCGCCTCCGCGCGGCCGACGCATCCGAGGTCATCCTTGATCGCCTTCGTACCGACAGCAGTCTTCTTCCTCTGGTTCTGCTGGGGCGTCCGGCAGGACCGCCGGCAGTTCCGGAACGCGGTCCTGCTCGGGCTGACCGTGCTGTGCCTGTCCTTCGCCCTGCTGACGCAGGTGGACCGGCTGCCGGGCGGTCTGGCCGTCCTGGTGTACTCACTGGTCTTCTTCGTGCCCGCGCTGGCGATCGTGCTCCTCGGCGGGTTCCTCGTGGTCAACGGCCTGACCATGGTCCGCAAGGAGGGCCGGCGCCCGGCCAACCTCCTGTCGGGGCTGGCGGGTCTGGCCATCTTCGCGGTCCTGGCACTGGTGGTCACCGCCGACTACCTGGGCAGCTCGCGCGCGTACCAGTCGTTCATCCTGGCCGTCGTGCTCGTCACCGGCTACGTGGCCTTCCTCTTCCTCTGCTTCCTCGCCTACGCCTTCCTGTACGGCCGCATCCGGGTGCGCGGTGACGTGGACTTCGTGGTGGTGCTGGGTTCGGGCCTCATCGGCGGTGAACGGGTCCCGCCGCTGCTCGCCTCGCGGCTGCGGTCCGGCCTCGCCATCCAGCGGAAGCAGGCGGACCGGGGCGCGGAGCCTCCCGTGCTGCTGGTCTCCGGCGGGCAGGGGCCGGACGAGAAGCTGCCCGAGGCGGAGGCGATGGGGCGCTGGCTGGTCGCGGAGGGCGCCGACCCGGCGCGCGTCCGCGAGGAGGCGCGCTCCCGCACGACCACCGAGAACCTGCGCTTCAGCCGCCGCATCATGGAGGAGGCCGACGACCGTTACGTCTGCGTCGTGGTGACCAACAACTTCCACGCGTTCCGGGCCGCGATGACCGCCCGCCGGGAGGGCGTGCGCGGCCAGGTGGTGGGCTCGCCCACCGCCGCGTACTTCTGGCCGAGCGCCACCATCCGGGAGTTCGTCGCGGTCTTCTGGGAGAACCGCGTCGTCAACGCCGTCCTGTGCGTGCTGCTCGTGGCCCTCGCGGTGGTGGTGGGGATGCGCTGGTAGCCGCTGTCCCTCGGGGGATGCGGCGGGAGCCGGGCCTCCGGAATGCGGCGGGGTCCGGGCCTCCGGATGCGGCGAGGGCCAGGCCTCCGGGGACACATCGGTGTGCGGGCCCCCGCCGATCGGCCGACCGGCCGTCCGCGGGGGCCCGCACAGCGAGCGGGGGTGTCAGATGCCGCAGCTGGGCGCGGACCAGAAGCGGCCGCTGCCCCCGGCCACGTGGGTGTGGTCGTTGTGGCCCGGGTAGCCCGGGCCGAGGATCTCGGTGAAGCCGTGGTTGCGCGCCGCCTGGGCGAGGGCGCAGAAGCCCTGCGACCCGGCGCCGAGGTCGGCGGCGTGCCCGTACATGTGGCGGCTGTTGGCGGCACCGCCGACCGCGCTGTTGCAGGAGACGCTGCGGAAGCCGCCGTTCACGGTGATGGGCCGGTCGCCCATGGCGTGCCGCATGGCCTGGAGCTTCCACATGGTCACCAGGGCGTTGGCGCGCGCGGTGGCGGCGCTGACCTTGCCGCCGGACCAGTCGGAGTTGCAGCGGTTCAGCTCGGCGTAGGTGAAGTTGGCCGGGGTGCAGTCGTTCTTCTGGAGCTGGTAGATCTTGCTGAAGGTCGCGGGGCCCGCGATGCCGTCGGCGGCCAGCCCGTACGCCGCCTGGAAGCGCGTCACCGCCGCCTTGGTGGCCGGGCCGAACGCGCCGTCGATGGCGATCTGGTTTCCGGTGCCCGGGTATCCGGCGACGCGGATCTGGAGCTGGCGTACGGCCTCGCCGCTGGAGCCCTCGCGGAGGGTGCCGCTCCAGGTGTAGCAGGCGTCGGCCGTTCCGACGCCTCCGGACGCCGTCGTGGCGGGGGACTTCGCGGTGCCGGGGGACGCGGAGGTGGCGGAGGCGGAGGTTCCGCCGAGTGCCAGAACCGCGCCCGCGGCCGTCGCGAGCAGGAATCCGATGGGGCGTGATCGCATGAGGGTGCACCTCTTCGTCGTCAGGCGGTCCACGGGAACGGGAGGTTCCGAGCCTGTTGTGCGATACACGCGAGTGTCAAGCGCATGACAACATTCTGCAACTCGCTGACTCCCAGGGGTGGTTCGGGTGGTACGTCGACCCATGAGCTGTCCGGAAGCTGCCAGCCGCCGGGCTGAACCACGGCTCGCGGCGGTGGTTGACTCGTACGCCCGCAACTCCCCCCACACGCTGGGAGCCCCCGTGCGCCTTCCCACCGCCGCCCGCCCCGTCCTCGCCGCCGCACTGCTGGCCTCCGTCTCCCTGCTGGCCGCTCCCACGGCTCAGGCCCGGGAGGCCGCCCCGCAGCCGCAGGCCCGGCCGCTGGCCGCCGCCACCGTCGCGGTGTATCCGCCCATCCAGGGCGGGTCCCTCTGGAACCGCTTCGGCGAGACCCCGCCCTCCTCCCACCACCGGGTCTTCTCCAACTGGGGATACCTCAACGACTGGGCGGTGGACATCTACCAGAACCCCGGCGCCACGGTCCTCTCCCCGTTCGGCAGCAAGACCTCGGCGGGCGGCCCCGTGACCGTGAGCGTGGTGACCGTCACCCCCGGCTGCGCCACCGGTAACCTCGCCGACGGGGGCTGGCGCATCGGGCTGGAGGCCCGCGACGACTCCACCGGCACGGTCGTGGGCCGCGCCGACGTCATGCACGTCGACCAGAAGCCCGACTCGATCACCGTCGGCGCCACCGTGGGCCCCTGGACCCCGCTGGGGCGGACCGGAAGGTTCCGCTACTCCTCGTGCTACCAGGTCAACGGGGACTCGGGGGCCCACATCCATCTCGAAGTGATCAACCGGACCAAGTACTCCTGCTACATCGCCCGGTCGGCCGGGGCCGGCCTCGGCGACGAGACCGTGATCGGGCACGTCGGCACCCTCAACTCGGGCCCGCAGCAGTCCTGCTGAGTGGCGGGGGAGGGCGCGGCGCCACCGGGGCCGGCCTCGGCCGCCGGTGATGCGGGCCGGTCCGGTTCGGTGCGGCGGCGCCCCGGAGGGCGAGGCCCCGGCAGCCGGGGCGGCCACGACCACCCGTGACAGCAAGGTGCCCCCGCCGCGCTCACTGCGGCGGGGGCACCCTGGGGGAGCGGTGATCAGACGACGTCGAAGTCTCCCGCCCGTACGCCCGCGACGAAGGCGGAGAACGCGGCGGCGGGGATGCGGAGCACCGGGCCGGTGGTGTTCTTGGAGTCGCGTACGGGGACGGTGCCGGTGGTGGTCGCGGTGTGCGGGGCCCACTCCACGCAGGTGCCGCCGTTGTCGCTGTAGGAGGACTTGACCCACTGCTGGGTCGTCGTTTCGGTCGTCACGGGGTGCCCTTCCGATGCTGGTGGATCGAGTCCACGGAATCCGTCTGCGACAGAGACACGTTCTGCAAGTGATGGTAGGCCCTCACCATCGGGATGACGGAGCCGAGTTCACGGTCCAGGTGCCCCTGTGTCTCGGACTCGACGTAGGAGACCACGGACCGGTCCTGGAGGGTCAGCAGGTTTACCGACCGGTTGAAGGGCCGACGCTCGCCGACGCTGTACGGGGTGATCTGGAGCGTGGTGTGCGGCTGCGCGGCGAAGTCGATCAGATGCTGCAACTGCGCTTTCATGACGTCCGGGCCGCCGACCGGCCGGAGGACGCAGCTCTCGTCCAGCACGGCGATCAGCAGGGGCGGCACGTCCCGCACCAGCGCCTCCTGACGTGCCATGAGGAAAGCGACGCGTTCATCGGCCTGTTCGCGGGTCATGACCCCTCGGTCGACGGCTCCGTCGGCCAGTGCCTGCGCGTACTCCCGCGTCTGCAACAGACCGGGGATGACGCCCACCTCGAACAGTCTGATCTCCGCCGCCCGGCCCTCCAGGGCCAGGTACTCGGGGAAGCCCTGCAACAGCACCCCGTGCTTGATCTTCCGCCACTCGCGCTCGAAGGAGTCAGCCGTCCCCACGAACCCCAGTGCGACATCAACGGCGATCGAGAACTTGCGGGTTGGGGACTTGTGACAAGTTTCCACCCCCGAGACATGGCGTCCCGTGTACCCGATGCGCTGAGCGAGGTCGTCCTGCCGCCAGCCCCGCTCCTCACGCGCACTGCGCAGGCGTGCGCCGTAGGCCGCTTCCGCGCTCGCGTCCGGGTTCAAGTCCTTGAGGTTGACCAACGTTCTCTCCACCCCTGAAACGTTGAAGGAGATTCCACGCTAGGCGACGCTGAGCCGTCCCGGTAGTCGTTCAGCTACGGAGAGGAACTATCGGTGGACGGCGAGAACCTGCGTGCGAATACCCGGAAGCCCCCTGACCGCCCCCAACTCCCCTCCCTCGGGGCCCTCGTGGTCGACACCAGCCGCGCCGACCGCGTGGGCGAGTTCCGCGGGGTCGCCGGAGGCCGCTGGTCCCTCCGCCCGGTGGGCGGCGGCCGCGAGTGGGAGGCCGAGCCCGGCCACGTACGCCCGGCGCTCCTCATGGAGCAGCTCCGCGCCCGTACCGCACGCCTCAACGCCCGCAGCAGGGGAGAGGTGCTGTGAGGCCGGACGCCTGGTGGGGCGTACGTGTCCGGGTGGCGCGCCTGACCCGCGCGATGAGGCGGTGGAGCCGGGCCCGGCGGGAGGCCCCCTTCGCCGAGCTGCAACGGATCGAGTCGGACCCCGCCTACCGGGCGCTGTTCTTCGCGGAGTTGGCCGCGGCGATCACCGACCGGGAGGCGGAGCGCGAGGCGGTGGTGCACGCGATCGAGGTCGCGGCGGACCGGCTGCGGCGCCTGGCGGGCGCGGGCGAGAGGGGGCGGGCGGCAGGGGAGCAGGGGTGGGCGGGCGGTATGGGGGACAGGGAGGCACGCGGTGTGGGGGACGGAGAGGCCCGCGGTGTGGGGGGCAGGGGAGGGCGTGCGGGATGAGGGGCTTGGGCGTGGAGCTGGACAGGAACCTGGATTACGTCGCCGCCGTCACCGTCACGGCCGGCGGCCAGGCCCGCCGGCTCGGCGGGATCGCCGTACCGAACCGCCGGCTCGTCCTCCGCTGGCTCCGGCGGCAGGCGCTGCGGCTGGCGGACGCCCACGGGCGGGAGCTGCCTCCTCCCGATCCCTGGCTCCGGGCGCGGGACGTCCACCCGGTCACCTTCCACGGCTCCGACGCACCGGAAGGGCTGCGGGCGTGGGCGGGCGACGAGAGGGTCCAGGACGAGGCGATAAGCGCCCTGGAGTCGGGCCGCCCGGCCCTGCTCACGGTGGTCGACCCGGCCGTGGGGCTGCGGGTCACGCTCGCCGGATGGCCGGTCGGCCCGGATCTGCCGCAGCCACCGCCACCGCCGTACTGTCCCCGAAGCCGTGGGCGGGGCTTCGTACCACCCCGGCACCGCAGGGAAGAGACCTGACGCCGTGTTGCAGTGCACCGCCGTGACCGACGTCCCCTACGCCGAAGCGCTGCTCGCGCTCGCCACGATGGAGGGCGGCCCGCAGCACGCGCCCGATGTGCTCGCCCCGGACGAGTTCCTGCTCTGCGAGCTGGGCGAGCACGACGAGTCCACCGAGCACGCGGCGTACCTCTGGGCTGCCCAGACGCCGGAGGTGGACCAGGACCTGTGGCTGCTGTGGACCGGGACGGGCGCCCACCGCGTCCACCGCCTGGCCGTCCTGCCCGTGTGTCCTGCCCGTCTCCGCCACCTGGCCACCCGCACCATCACCCCGTGCGCGTACTTCGACCACCACCCCGCCCCGCACTCCTTCCACGTGACCGACCCGCTCGGCGACCTGATCGCGTCGCCCGGCGGCATCGACGAGCCCTGACGCGACCGGAGGTCTCCCGCCCCATGAACCAGTGCACCGCCGTGGCGCTGTTACCGCCTCCGGACCATGTCGTCCGCCTGGCCGCGCCGGGGAACCCGCCGCAGGCCGGGTACGTCCTGTGCGAACTATGCGAGGACCACGGTGACGGCCACGCGTCGCTGCTGTGGGAGGACGACGCGAACGGGGAGGCGGTGTGGGTGCGGTGGGGCGCGGACGGGAGCGAGGATGGCGACGGGACCGGGGGCGAAGGTGGCGACGGGACCGGGATCGGGGGCGGGCGCGGGGCCCGGCTGATGGGGCTCGCCTGGTGCCCCGCCGTCGACGCGCGGAGCGAGGACGCGTGCGGGCTGTTCGCCGGGCACCCCTCCGTACACGACTGGGATGTCGTGGACCCCACGATGGAAGCGGTGGACGCGGTCGTGCGCGGCCGGCCGGACCCGGCGGCACCCCGGCCCGACCCGCCGGACGGGCCGTAGGGACCACTCGCGCCGGTGAGCGTACGGCGGCTCCAGGCGCTCATCCCCGTATCCGGCCCGGCTGCGTGCTAGGGATAGCAGCAAGATTTCCTAAATAGGAGGTATGCCACGATGGGCACGACCCTTATCCGTGTGACGACCGCGCTCGGTGCCGCGGCCGCTCTGGCCATCTGCGGCGTCGGCACGGCAAGCGCCGACAGCGTGGGCAGCTCCGGCATCGGCAACACGGGCGTCGGGAGCGCGGGCTTCCACAACGGCGGCGCGGGCAACGCGGGCATCGCCAACTGGGGCCTGGGCAACGCCGGTATCGAGAACTCCGGCCTCGGCAACGCGGGCATCGCCAACTCGGGTCTGGGCAACGCCGGGATCGCCAACTGGG
This DNA window, taken from Streptomyces griseus subsp. griseus, encodes the following:
- a CDS encoding DUF397 domain-containing protein — encoded protein: MTTETTTQQWVKSSYSDNGGTCVEWAPHTATTTGTVPVRDSKNTTGPVLRIPAAAFSAFVAGVRAGDFDVV
- a CDS encoding D-Ala-D-Ala carboxypeptidase family metallohydrolase, which encodes MRSRPIGFLLATAAGAVLALGGTSASATSASPGTAKSPATTASGGVGTADACYTWSGTLREGSSGEAVRQLQIRVAGYPGTGNQIAIDGAFGPATKAAVTRFQAAYGLAADGIAGPATFSKIYQLQKNDCTPANFTYAELNRCNSDWSGGKVSAATARANALVTMWKLQAMRHAMGDRPITVNGGFRSVSCNSAVGGAANSRHMYGHAADLGAGSQGFCALAQAARNHGFTEILGPGYPGHNDHTHVAGGSGRFWSAPSCGI
- a CDS encoding YdcF family protein, with the translated sequence MIAFVPTAVFFLWFCWGVRQDRRQFRNAVLLGLTVLCLSFALLTQVDRLPGGLAVLVYSLVFFVPALAIVLLGGFLVVNGLTMVRKEGRRPANLLSGLAGLAIFAVLALVVTADYLGSSRAYQSFILAVVLVTGYVAFLFLCFLAYAFLYGRIRVRGDVDFVVVLGSGLIGGERVPPLLASRLRSGLAIQRKQADRGAEPPVLLVSGGQGPDEKLPEAEAMGRWLVAEGADPARVREEARSRTTTENLRFSRRIMEEADDRYVCVVVTNNFHAFRAAMTARREGVRGQVVGSPTAAYFWPSATIREFVAVFWENRVVNAVLCVLLVALAVVVGMRW
- a CDS encoding helix-turn-helix domain-containing protein; translation: MVNLKDLNPDASAEAAYGARLRSAREERGWRQDDLAQRIGYTGRHVSGVETCHKSPTRKFSIAVDVALGFVGTADSFEREWRKIKHGVLLQGFPEYLALEGRAAEIRLFEVGVIPGLLQTREYAQALADGAVDRGVMTREQADERVAFLMARQEALVRDVPPLLIAVLDESCVLRPVGGPDVMKAQLQHLIDFAAQPHTTLQITPYSVGERRPFNRSVNLLTLQDRSVVSYVESETQGHLDRELGSVIPMVRAYHHLQNVSLSQTDSVDSIHQHRKGTP
- a CDS encoding GOLPH3/VPS74 family protein — translated: MPGEMLIVEDLTLLLMDDASGAIPTAGTLYYTQGGAVLVELGLAGHVRVDEGDQGLTGIRVHAVVGRPPQDPLLRDAYRKVSEKVRGVQTLLIEIGTPLRGTVSERLVERGTLRRETKKTLGLFRTTSTPIADTAYKKALLEQVRAVLIDGAEPDARTASLIGLLSASGSLPNLHRSVPWSGKVYHRAKELERASWGAEAVNSAVLRTVAAVAAGSAAAVSG